TGCTATTGCAGAAATGCAAACCGGCGAAGGGAAAACACTAACAGCATCTATGCCTTTATATTTAAACGCTTGCACAGGCAAACCAGTGCATTTAGTGACGGTAAATGATTACTTAGCAGAAAGGGATTGTCAATGGATTGGCACGATTTTTAGATGGCTGGGATTAAATGTAACCGCATTAACAGGCAATACCCCTCATCACATCCGCAATCAGATATACGCTGCAGATATTGTTTATGGGACAGCTTCTGAATTTGGTTTTGATTATTTACGTGACAACTCGATGGCACAATCAAAAGAAGATCAAGTACAAAGAGGATACTTCTTTGCTATTGTTGATGAAATCGACTCCATTTTAATTGACGAAGCCAGAACTCCTCTTATTATTTCAGGTCCTGCTAGTCATTCACGGCAAATGTACGATGATTTAAAAGACGATGTGTATGTACTTGTAAAGCATCAAAGAGATTCCTGTAACCATTTAGCTCTAGAAGCGCGTAAAATTTTAGAAAAATTACACCTCATTGAAGAAAAAACAGAAAAACTTAAAGTATTAAAAACCCAAGAAGCCGAGTGTGAAAAAGCTTTTCGAAATCTATGGCTTGTTAGCAAAGGGATGCCTCAAAATAGAATTCTTAAAAAACTACGCGAAAACCCTAAGTTAAGAGCTGAAATTGAAAAGTGGGATACCTATTTTTATGCTGAACCCAACAAAGAAGAGCGTCATCAGGCCTTAGCAGAACTTTTAATTATTGTTGATGAACGCGCTAATGAGTTTGAATTAACCGATAAAGGAATTCAACAATGGATTGAAGGTTCGAAGAATCAGGTCTCTTCAGATGACTTTGTCATGTTAGACTTAGGCCATGAATACGCTAATATCGATCAACATCCCGAATGGGATGAACAAGAAAAACGCAATCAAAAAATTCTATTAAGAGAAGAAGATGCGCGCCGTAAAGAACGCTCTCATAATTTAAGGCAACTCCTACGCGCTCACTTACTGATGGAAAATGATGTCGATTACATCATTGAAAATCGAAAAATTGTGATCATTGATGAAAATACAGGTCGCCCTCAACCAGGTAGACGATTCGCAGATGGATTGCATCAAGCAATCGAGGCCAAAGAAGGTGTTACTATTCAGGGAGAAACACAAACCTATGCAACTGTTACTCTGCAAAACTACTTTAGATTGTACACAAAACTTGCAGGTATGACGGGTACTGCAATGACAGAGGCTAATGAATTCAAAGAAATTTATAAGTTAGATGTATTAGCAATCCCCACTCACCATCCTTGTATCCGCAAAGATTACGACGATGAAATTTATATGACCGAGCGAGAAAAATATCACGCTCTTGTAAAAGATATTCAATCGGTTCATTCGCAATCTCGTCCCATTTTAATCGGAACAGAATCTGTAGAAGCCTCGGAAAAACTCTCTCGTATTTTGAAACAACACCAATTAGAACACACCATTCTCAATGCAAAAAACCATGCCAGGGAAGCAGAGATCATTGCAGAAGCGGGCTCAAAAGGAGCTATTACCGTTGCAACAAATATGGCAGGTAGAGGAACGGATATTAAACTAAAAGAAGGTGTAGCCGAGATTGGCGGATTATATGTCGTTGCAACTACACGCCATCAGTCTAGACGCATTGATAGGCAGCTAAGAGGTAGAGGAGCGCGGCAAGGTGATCCCGGTAGCTCTAAATTCTATGTTTCTTTTGAAGATTCTTTAATGCGACTATTTACCTCTCCTAGAATTACTATCTTTTTACAAAGATTCCGTCCCCCAGAAGGGGAAGCAATTACTGCAAAAGTATTAAACAAGTCCATTGAAACCGCTCAAAAACGCGTAGAACAGCGCAATTACAATATGCGTAAGCATACCCTAGAATACGATGATGTGATGAATAAGCAACGAGAAGAGATTTATTCCTTTCGTAATGAAGTGCTACATATCGATAATTCTCTCTCTCTTGCACGTGAAATTTTAGAAAGTATTTGCATACAAATGTGTCATCGGTTTTTCTCTTCTCGTAATAGAGAAGACGGTTGGGATCCGCAAGGATATACACAATGGTTACACACCCATTTTCCTTTAACCTTTGATATTAAAGAATTCGATGACGATTATTTGCAATTAGAAGACATTGAACAATTAGCTACGCAAAAAATACTTGGGGCATTTGAACAAAAAATTGAGCATGAATCTCAAAAAATTCAACAAACACAGTCTTTATTTGCTTCTACCAATTTAACTTCTGCTGAAAAAGTTTTATGCCAAGTTGTACGTGGGTTATTGATTCGTACCATCGATCGCCTCTGGCAAGAACATTTATTGCATATAGATCACTTGCGCTCTGAAGTACATTTACGCGCAGTAGGTCAGAAAGATCCTTTGATGGAATTTAAACATGAAGCTTTTGCTTTATTTGATCTTTTAAGTTTAGAAATCAAACAAGAAATCGCGCATGCTTTGTTTAAATTTACTATGGTTATGCCAGAGAATTTTGTGGAACCTAATATAACGAATAAAAGGCCACCTCTCATTGATTTATCTCAAATCAATCCCTCTAGGAGAGTAAACCCTATTTAAAGTGATCTACTTTTTTATACCCTAAAAAGAATAGGGGAAAAGAAGCTAGACAATAAAAAAACCAATAGTGGCTATTCCACTCTAGCCGTAAATAGCCTTCATCAGAAAAAAGCAGTTGCAGTATTCCAACGATAAACAAGTTAGCGCCAATCGATAATAATAAAATAGGCCAAAAACTATTCTTATCCTCTTGATATTCTTTCTCTGTTTTTTCCTCTATTTTAGGAAAAACACAACTGCTAGATGCAGAAACAAATTTTTTTTCCAAGATAGGTTCCTCCTTAGGGGCTTTAAGTAAAAACGTAGCGCTCTTTTGTTCGTTTATTTTTTGTTCATCCTGCTTAGTAGGATGATTTTTTCTTAACGAATAAGGAGGCGGATAGAAAGAGAGCAAGCTATCTTGAAGAGCTTTTTGTTGCAAATAATTTTTTTCAAAAGCATTGCTACTTTGTTCTGTTGCACAATAAGGACAATGTAGAGATTCGACAGGAATACGCCCATCACAGCTACTACACATTTTTTGTCGCTCTTTATCCATCATAAAATAATCAAGCTTAATATAAAATATTCTAACTTCATTTTCACACACATAAGACAAAATTTCTAGCTTTTTTCTTTTTCTAATCAGATATATCTAATTATCAACCAATTTGGTTCGAATTAATTTTAAATAAAAAGAATTAAGAGCAGCATTTTTAGATTTGCCATTGCATCATATTTTTGAGCGTTTTAACATATTAGCAATCACAAAGAGAGTTTTCATGGATCAAAAAAAATATGATATTGCAATCATCGGGACAGGACCTGGAGGATATGTAGCTGCTATTAAACTTTCACAAGAGGGTAAAAAAATATGCCTTATAGAAAAACAATTCCTTGGAGGAACTTGCCTTAATGTGGGCTGTATTCCCACAAAAACCCTCTTGTCCCATGCAGATCTTTTACATAGAATGACCCATGCTGCCGAATTTGGTATAGAATTAGGTTCTGTTCGTCTTAATTACACAAAAATGAAGCAGCGTAAAGACAGCGTTGTGGAAAAAATGCGTAAAGGGTTGCAAGGATTATTACAATCTAATCACATTACAGTTATACAAGGTCAGGCAGAGTTTATATCGCCCAAAGAGCTCAAAATCACAGGTAAGGAAGATTGCAAGATTGAAGCAGAACAAATCATTATTGCAACTGGTTCTGAGCCTTTGGATATCCCTTCAATACCATGCGATCATCAACTAGTCTGCAACTCTACTTCTGTTTTAGAACTGACAGAGCTACCTAAAACGTTAGTTATTGTAGGAGGAGGATATATCGGTTGTGAGTTTGCTTCTTTATTTGCCGATCTAAAAGTAAAAGTGATTATCTTAGAAGCTCTTGACTCTATTGTAATCAATCAGGGAAAAAGTATTTCAGATGCTTTAACGCTTGCTTTTCATAAAAAAGGCATTGAGATACAAACCAATGTGAAAGTAGTAGGGATTGATAAACAAGAATCTGGTTTACGCATCCGTTTAGAAGATGGTAAAGAGCTATTTGGTGATAAGGCGCTCATCGCAATAGGACGCAAACTGGTGTCTAATGGATTAGGACTGGAAAAGATAGGAGTGGTTCTTGATCAAAAAGGAGCTATCGTCGTAAATGAAAAAATGCAAACGAATGTAGATGGAATTTATGCTATTGGTGATGTAACAGGTAAAAATCTTTTAGCTCACGTAGCTTCTCATCAAGGGATAATAGCCGCAGATAATATACTAGGAAAGACCACTGAAATGCACTACAATGCAATTCCGGCCGTTATTTTCACCAATCCGGAAATTGCTATGGTAGGTATGACATTTGAAGAAGCTGAAAAAGCAGGGTTTGCCCCTATTATTGGTAAATTTCCTTTTCAAGCGCTTGGTAAAGCGGTTGCCTCTGCAGAAACAGACGGATTTACGCAAATCATCATAGATAAATCCACCGGACAAATTTTGGGAGCTCAGGTTGTGGGAAGTGAAGCATCTGCTTTAATTGCTGAAATGGGTTTAGCGATTGCACAAGAATTAACCCTTGATTGTATTATTGATACTATCCATGCTCATCCCACCCTGCCAGAGGCTTGGCATGAAGCTGCTTTATTAGCAAATGAAACACCTCTTCACCTACCGCCAAAGAGAAAATCATGAGTCAAAATAAGCGAAATAGGCTACCAATCAATCCTGAATCTTATTCTTTTTCACAAACGTTAGGACGCTTTCCCTCTTGGTTACATCGAAAACTGCCAAGAGGCTCATCCCTATCCCACACACAAAAGATCTTAACCAGACATCGTTTAAATACGGTATGCGAAGAAGCCAAATGCCCCAATCGTTTTGAATGTTATTCCAATCACACAGCTACCTTCTTAGCATTAGGTAAACAATGCACTCGTAATTGTGGATTTTGTGACATCGACTTTTCTAAAAACCCTAAACAACCTGAAGTTGATGAACCAAGCCGCATTGCTCTATGTGCACAAGAATTAGGGCTAAAGCATGTGGTTATCACTATGGTTGCACGAGATGATCTGATCGATAAAGGCGCCTCTCACATGGCAGCAATTATCCGCCAGATACGCACAGAACGCAAAGAAGTAACCGTGGAAGTATTAACCTCCGATTTTTCAGAAGATTACGCCGCCATTGACCTTCTTCTCCAAGAACAACCTGACATTTTTAATCATAATTTAGAAACCGTTGAAGCATTAACCCCTAGGGTTAGACATAAAGCAACCTATCTTCGTTCTTTAAATATCTTGTCTTATGTAAAACAATCTGATAAAGCGCAATTTATCAAATCTGGTTTAATGGTGGGTTTAGGAGAAACACCTGAGCAAGTTAAAAGAGCGATTGATGATCTTAAAGCAGCAGGCTGTAATATCATTACCATTGGACAATACTTGCAAGCAAATAGAAAAAAACTTCTTGTTAAAGAGTTCATTACACCTGAGCAGTTTAAAAAATATGCAGATTATGGCCGAGAGATAGGAATCAAACAAATGTTCTGCGGTCCCTTTGTCCGATCCAGTTACCATGCGCACGAGGTCAAAAATCTAATGACAGAAGTCTCTTTCTAAAATATTTCCGATTGCCTTATACAAAGAATATCCAATTTTAAAAAAATTGTATATTATGTCTTCCAAAGTTGGCGTTGTTATTTTACATTATGGATCTGTATCGAACACGATTGAATGTCTCCAATCGGTTTTTGCTTTAGATTACCCTCTCTTTGAAATAATTGTTGTCGACAATAGCCTGCACCCTGCTGATCGGACAGCTCTGAAAGAGCTTTTTCCTGGGGTTACTCTCTTATCTACGCTAGAAAACTTAGGATACGCGGAAGGAAATAACCAGGGTATAGCTTATGCAATCAAGCATGACTGCGCATACGTACTCTTACTTAATAATGATACGGTTATTGCAAAAGACCTACTTATCCACTTTGTGCAAACCGCTCAAACCCATCCAAATGTTGGTTGTTTAGGTGCCAAAATTTTTTACTACGATGAACCTATAACGCTTTGGCATGCAGGTGGATTTCTTCATTCTAAA
This is a stretch of genomic DNA from Candidatus Rhabdochlamydia oedothoracis. It encodes these proteins:
- the secA gene encoding preprotein translocase subunit SecA, producing the protein MLSVFKKIFGTSQSRLLKRYQKTVVEVNRLEKNFQQLSHEEVRQKTAEFKARYLKGETLEDLIPEAYAVVKNACRRLCGTDIHVSGYDQKWDMIPYDVQILAGIAMHHGAIAEMQTGEGKTLTASMPLYLNACTGKPVHLVTVNDYLAERDCQWIGTIFRWLGLNVTALTGNTPHHIRNQIYAADIVYGTASEFGFDYLRDNSMAQSKEDQVQRGYFFAIVDEIDSILIDEARTPLIISGPASHSRQMYDDLKDDVYVLVKHQRDSCNHLALEARKILEKLHLIEEKTEKLKVLKTQEAECEKAFRNLWLVSKGMPQNRILKKLRENPKLRAEIEKWDTYFYAEPNKEERHQALAELLIIVDERANEFELTDKGIQQWIEGSKNQVSSDDFVMLDLGHEYANIDQHPEWDEQEKRNQKILLREEDARRKERSHNLRQLLRAHLLMENDVDYIIENRKIVIIDENTGRPQPGRRFADGLHQAIEAKEGVTIQGETQTYATVTLQNYFRLYTKLAGMTGTAMTEANEFKEIYKLDVLAIPTHHPCIRKDYDDEIYMTEREKYHALVKDIQSVHSQSRPILIGTESVEASEKLSRILKQHQLEHTILNAKNHAREAEIIAEAGSKGAITVATNMAGRGTDIKLKEGVAEIGGLYVVATTRHQSRRIDRQLRGRGARQGDPGSSKFYVSFEDSLMRLFTSPRITIFLQRFRPPEGEAITAKVLNKSIETAQKRVEQRNYNMRKHTLEYDDVMNKQREEIYSFRNEVLHIDNSLSLAREILESICIQMCHRFFSSRNREDGWDPQGYTQWLHTHFPLTFDIKEFDDDYLQLEDIEQLATQKILGAFEQKIEHESQKIQQTQSLFASTNLTSAEKVLCQVVRGLLIRTIDRLWQEHLLHIDHLRSEVHLRAVGQKDPLMEFKHEAFALFDLLSLEIKQEIAHALFKFTMVMPENFVEPNITNKRPPLIDLSQINPSRRVNPI
- the lpdA gene encoding dihydrolipoyl dehydrogenase, with the translated sequence MDQKKYDIAIIGTGPGGYVAAIKLSQEGKKICLIEKQFLGGTCLNVGCIPTKTLLSHADLLHRMTHAAEFGIELGSVRLNYTKMKQRKDSVVEKMRKGLQGLLQSNHITVIQGQAEFISPKELKITGKEDCKIEAEQIIIATGSEPLDIPSIPCDHQLVCNSTSVLELTELPKTLVIVGGGYIGCEFASLFADLKVKVIILEALDSIVINQGKSISDALTLAFHKKGIEIQTNVKVVGIDKQESGLRIRLEDGKELFGDKALIAIGRKLVSNGLGLEKIGVVLDQKGAIVVNEKMQTNVDGIYAIGDVTGKNLLAHVASHQGIIAADNILGKTTEMHYNAIPAVIFTNPEIAMVGMTFEEAEKAGFAPIIGKFPFQALGKAVASAETDGFTQIIIDKSTGQILGAQVVGSEASALIAEMGLAIAQELTLDCIIDTIHAHPTLPEAWHEAALLANETPLHLPPKRKS
- the lipA gene encoding lipoyl synthase; its protein translation is MSQNKRNRLPINPESYSFSQTLGRFPSWLHRKLPRGSSLSHTQKILTRHRLNTVCEEAKCPNRFECYSNHTATFLALGKQCTRNCGFCDIDFSKNPKQPEVDEPSRIALCAQELGLKHVVITMVARDDLIDKGASHMAAIIRQIRTERKEVTVEVLTSDFSEDYAAIDLLLQEQPDIFNHNLETVEALTPRVRHKATYLRSLNILSYVKQSDKAQFIKSGLMVGLGETPEQVKRAIDDLKAAGCNIITIGQYLQANRKKLLVKEFITPEQFKKYADYGREIGIKQMFCGPFVRSSYHAHEVKNLMTEVSF